Within the Chitinispirillales bacterium genome, the region CTTGTGTGGCCTGATGCGGATGATTGGTATGAGACAGATACTGCGATAGCTGATTTAGTTGATGTTTTTGAGAACTCACCGGACAATGTAGGTATAGTGAGAGGGATGCAATATATCAGGGACGAGAAAACATTTGAGATAGTTGGCAAAAATGGAGATGAAACAAGAAATTATCCGAAGAATTTGTCAGAACAGTGTTTATTTGGCGGTTGGGATTGGTGGTTTTCTCCGGGAAGCAATATGATAAAAACCGAACACTTATTTTATTACTACCCAAATAAAGAAATTTATTGGAAAAATTTTTTCGGACAGAACATACAATTACAGTTCCCTATTTTGTTCAACTATGATTGTATTACAATGAACAAATATATTTACAATGTAAGGCAGAATTTGAATAGTGATTCGCGGAAAAAAATACCTTATGAAAAACAGATTTTAAGATTTACCGAACTTAAAAATATGCAAATAACACTTTTCGATGTTGTAAAAAATATTCCAATAGCGGAAAAAAATAATCTTTTGAATAAAATTAACTTGAATTTTGATATTAATTGTATAAATGCCGCTTTTAATAATAAAAATAAAAAAGATGTTAAATATTTTTATTATGACTTATTAATTAATAATCCAAAAAATGCAAATATTTATAAATGGGAATATTGGGTTTCCCAATTACCTTTCGGTTTTTTCATTTATAAAATTATTGTTTTCATAATTAATCAACCGAAACGAATAATCCGTAAAATTCTTGGTCAAA harbors:
- a CDS encoding glycosyltransferase family 2 protein — translated: MGNLVSIITPSYNCGQYINKLLDSVLSQTYKNIEMFVIDDGSKDDTKEVVEQYIEKFKKNDKKLQYIYQENTGLRNINGKYLVWPDADDWYETDTAIADLVDVFENSPDNVGIVRGMQYIRDEKTFEIVGKNGDETRNYPKNLSEQCLFGGWDWWFSPGSNMIKTEHLFYYYPNKEIYWKNFFGQNIQLQFPILFNYDCITMNKYIYNVRQNLNSDSRKKIPYEKQILRFTELKNMQITLFDVVKNIPIAEKNNLLNKINLNFDINCINAAFNNKNKKDVKYFYYDLLINNPKNANIYKWEYWVSQLPFGFFIYKIIVFIINQPKRIIRKILGQKLTAKIKSVLNK